The Desulfatiglans anilini DSM 4660 genome has a segment encoding these proteins:
- a CDS encoding NupC/NupG family nucleoside CNT transporter has protein sequence MEHLQSLLGLLTLVAAAWFFSENRRGVRLRIVCTGLALQVLLAVLFLRLPGSRGLFFSLNTVVGFIEEATRAGTGFVFGYLGGAELPFDEKAPGLSYVFAFRGLPLVLVIGALSSLLFYWRIIPAVVRSFSWVLVRLMRIGGVEGLGSAVNVFVGMVESPLIVRPYMAKVSRSELFTIMTSGMATIAGTVMVLYAGILSRVVPDIMGHLLTASLISVPAAITVAKVMVPEEGEPSSGDIAIPRMADSSMDAITKGALEGAKLLIGIIAMLVVLVALVKLVNLILAIGPDIHGSALTFQRILGWVMAPVTWLMGVPWAEAHIAGALMGTKTVLNELLAYIDLSNLPEGALSMRSRLIMIYAMCGFANFGSLGIMIGGMGTMAPERRSEIVALGLKSIVAGTLATCMTGALVGIIL, from the coding sequence ATGGAGCACCTGCAGAGTCTGCTCGGTTTGTTGACGCTGGTTGCGGCCGCCTGGTTTTTCTCGGAGAACCGGCGGGGGGTGAGGCTGCGCATTGTCTGCACCGGCCTTGCGCTGCAGGTCCTTTTGGCCGTCCTCTTTTTGAGGCTGCCGGGCAGCCGTGGCCTCTTTTTTTCACTGAACACCGTCGTCGGCTTCATCGAGGAGGCGACCCGCGCAGGAACCGGATTCGTCTTCGGTTACCTGGGCGGGGCCGAGCTGCCTTTCGACGAGAAGGCACCCGGGTTGAGCTACGTCTTTGCCTTCAGGGGCCTCCCGCTTGTTCTGGTCATAGGGGCCCTGTCTTCTCTCCTCTTTTACTGGAGGATCATTCCGGCTGTGGTCCGGTCCTTCTCCTGGGTGCTGGTGCGGCTGATGCGGATCGGCGGGGTCGAAGGCCTTGGGAGCGCGGTCAATGTCTTTGTCGGGATGGTCGAATCCCCGCTGATCGTGAGGCCCTATATGGCAAAGGTCTCGAGAAGCGAGCTCTTCACGATCATGACCTCGGGGATGGCGACCATCGCGGGTACGGTGATGGTCCTTTACGCCGGCATCCTCAGCCGGGTGGTGCCGGACATCATGGGGCACCTTCTGACGGCCTCCCTGATCAGCGTTCCGGCGGCCATTACGGTCGCCAAGGTGATGGTCCCGGAGGAGGGCGAGCCGTCCTCCGGCGACATCGCCATCCCGCGCATGGCGGACAGCTCCATGGACGCCATTACCAAGGGGGCGCTCGAGGGGGCGAAGCTCCTCATCGGCATCATCGCGATGCTGGTCGTTCTGGTCGCCCTGGTCAAGCTCGTCAATCTGATTCTGGCGATCGGGCCCGACATCCACGGCAGCGCCTTGACGTTCCAGCGCATCCTCGGCTGGGTCATGGCCCCGGTCACCTGGCTCATGGGCGTTCCGTGGGCCGAAGCGCACATCGCGGGCGCCCTGATGGGCACCAAGACGGTCCTGAACGAACTCCTGGCCTACATCGATCTGTCCAATCTGCCCGAGGGCGCCCTGAGCATGAGGAGTCGTCTGATCATGATCTACGCCATGTGCGGCTTCGCCAATTTCGGGTCCCTCGGAATCATGATCGGCGGCATGGGGACCATGGCGCCCGAGAGGCGGAGTGAGATCGTGGCCCTAGGGCTGAAATCCATCGTGG
- the pgsA gene encoding CDP-diacylglycerol--glycerol-3-phosphate 3-phosphatidyltransferase: MTVPNLITSLRVILVPIFVIYLLDDRLTAALIVFVIAGVSDGVDGFIARAFNQKSQIGAFLDPLADKILLVAAFIVLAARGFIPVWLTVVAISRDVLILLGVLILFITRHEVVMCPSVVSKITTFFQLLSIFVVLSDEKLHLRGLVGEPVFWVTGALTVVSGLHYMRYWFRKMSEEETPRL; encoded by the coding sequence ATGACGGTCCCGAATCTGATCACCAGCCTGCGGGTCATCCTGGTGCCGATCTTCGTCATTTACCTCCTGGATGACCGGTTGACCGCCGCCCTGATCGTCTTTGTCATCGCCGGGGTGAGCGATGGGGTCGACGGCTTCATCGCGCGCGCCTTCAATCAAAAAAGCCAGATCGGCGCCTTCCTCGATCCCCTTGCCGACAAGATCCTGCTGGTGGCTGCCTTCATCGTCCTGGCGGCCCGCGGCTTCATCCCCGTGTGGCTCACGGTGGTTGCCATCAGCCGGGATGTGCTGATCCTCCTGGGGGTCCTCATCCTCTTCATCACCCGGCATGAAGTGGTCATGTGCCCGTCCGTGGTCAGCAAGATCACGACCTTTTTTCAGCTCCTCAGCATATTCGTGGTGCTGTCCGATGAGAAACTCCACCTGCGGGGGTTGGTCGGTGAGCCGGTGTTCTGGGTGACGGGGGCGTTGACCGTCGTCTCCGGTCTCCATTACATGCGTTACTGGTTTAGAAAAATGAGCGAGGAGGAAACGCCGCGCCTCTGA
- the mutL gene encoding DNA mismatch repair endonuclease MutL, with protein sequence MNVIHVLPQRLASQIAAGEVIDRPASVVRELIDNAIDAGTDRVSVEIGKGGRTSIRVADRGVGMSREDLALCVERHATSKIRSAEDLSAIRTLGFRGEALPSIASVSRFSITSRPHHEIAAFRLEMEGGGRCTIIEAGAPPGTTVEVRDLFFNLPARRKFLRADRTEGRYVVDTVTQMAMPFPEIAFELEEDGRELLSLPASDKPVIRFSALVGRDVAEAMADLKSEWGGFRVRVFTAPGEFSRKRPDRLLIYVNRRYIRDRLIHRAVMDAYGQRLMRGQYPQALVFVEMDPEEVDVNVHPTKQEVRFRNAQAVFRAVFETVQRSFGAPLTAAFAGAPPPRMDAAPPPVEQSLRFRAAEPERTYGPMASDPSDPPPWRFIPEEEPEAPGGEARPLSVIGQLGRSYILCEAAEGLLMVDQHAAHERVVYEALKEQVRDGRLATQAHLFPLEIELGAREARTALEQREQLLRVGIELDHFGGNTFLVRAVPAVLKDRDWRKLLADLLALAEEGRTLRGEDLLDRMLITMACHGAIRAGDRLVREEMERLLEQLKGLDVPDHCPHGRPVFRQIRYTELERMFKRTV encoded by the coding sequence ATGAACGTCATCCATGTTTTGCCCCAACGGCTGGCGAGTCAGATCGCGGCCGGCGAGGTAATCGACCGCCCCGCCTCGGTCGTGAGGGAACTGATCGACAACGCGATCGATGCAGGGACCGACCGGGTCTCGGTGGAGATCGGCAAGGGGGGCCGGACCTCGATCCGGGTGGCGGACCGTGGGGTGGGCATGAGCCGCGAGGATCTGGCCCTGTGCGTCGAACGCCACGCGACCAGCAAGATCCGGAGCGCAGAGGACCTCTCCGCCATCCGCACCCTGGGGTTCCGCGGGGAGGCGCTGCCGAGCATCGCCTCCGTCTCCCGCTTTTCTATCACCTCCCGGCCTCATCATGAGATCGCCGCCTTCCGGCTCGAGATGGAGGGCGGGGGGAGGTGCACCATCATCGAGGCAGGCGCCCCGCCGGGGACGACAGTCGAGGTGCGTGATCTGTTTTTCAATCTGCCGGCCCGCCGGAAGTTCCTTCGGGCGGACCGCACCGAAGGCCGCTACGTCGTCGACACGGTGACGCAGATGGCCATGCCTTTCCCCGAGATCGCCTTCGAACTGGAGGAGGACGGCCGGGAGCTGCTGAGCCTCCCTGCTTCGGACAAGCCCGTGATCCGCTTTTCGGCTCTGGTTGGGCGCGACGTCGCTGAAGCGATGGCGGATCTCAAGAGTGAATGGGGCGGCTTCAGGGTCCGCGTCTTCACGGCGCCCGGAGAGTTTAGCCGAAAGCGGCCGGACCGTCTTCTGATCTATGTGAACCGCCGATACATCCGGGACCGGCTGATCCACCGTGCGGTGATGGACGCCTACGGCCAGCGGCTGATGCGGGGCCAGTACCCCCAGGCTCTGGTCTTTGTCGAGATGGACCCCGAAGAGGTCGATGTCAACGTACACCCGACGAAGCAGGAGGTCCGCTTCCGCAATGCCCAGGCGGTCTTTCGGGCGGTCTTCGAGACGGTTCAGAGGTCTTTCGGTGCCCCGTTGACGGCGGCTTTTGCAGGAGCCCCGCCGCCTCGGATGGACGCAGCCCCCCCGCCTGTCGAACAGTCGCTCCGGTTCCGTGCCGCGGAGCCTGAACGCACCTACGGTCCGATGGCCTCGGATCCATCGGATCCGCCGCCGTGGCGTTTCATCCCGGAGGAGGAGCCGGAGGCGCCTGGCGGAGAGGCTCGACCCCTTTCCGTGATCGGCCAGCTGGGGCGAAGCTACATCCTTTGCGAGGCGGCCGAGGGCCTGCTCATGGTGGACCAGCATGCCGCACACGAACGGGTGGTCTACGAGGCCCTCAAAGAGCAGGTCCGGGACGGACGCCTGGCCACCCAGGCCCATCTCTTCCCCCTGGAGATCGAGCTGGGTGCGCGGGAGGCGCGCACGGCGCTCGAGCAGCGGGAACAGCTCCTGCGGGTCGGCATCGAACTCGATCATTTCGGGGGCAACACGTTCCTCGTGAGGGCGGTGCCCGCCGTCTTGAAGGACCGGGACTGGCGAAAGCTCCTGGCGGATCTCCTGGCCCTCGCCGAGGAGGGCCGCACCTTGAGGGGTGAGGATCTTCTCGATCGGATGCTGATCACAATGGCCTGCCACGGTGCCATCCGGGCCGGGGACAGGCTCGTGCGCGAGGAGATGGAGCGGCTGCTCGAGCAGTTGAAGGGCCTCGATGTGCCCGATCACTGCCCCCACGGGAGGCCGGTCTTCCGGCAGATCCGCTACACCGAGCTCGAGAGGATGTTCAAACGCACGGTGTAG
- the miaA gene encoding tRNA (adenosine(37)-N6)-dimethylallyltransferase MiaA, which produces MHRERSKVIVIAGPTAGGKTALAVELAQRLDAEVVNADSMQVYRGMDIGTAKPSLSERAGVPHHLLDVVDPDQPFNAAIFRSLALPAVHDIVRRGRVCLVVGGTGLYIRSLLGGLMPVPPSDPAVRNALIAEWKDGGLERLYARLERLDPEAAAKIHPHDGLRITRALEILALTRRKASALVRAHGFGDRTLSALKIGLDVPRSKLYEKIDVRSLHMMRLGLVEETEGLLRSGFSPDLKPMQAIGYRHAVGFLQGRWSMDETAALLQRDTRRYAKRQLTWFKADPEMHWMAPEAVDRVLAVIRRHLETDDGALRDSSGARAG; this is translated from the coding sequence ATGCATCGGGAACGGTCCAAGGTCATCGTGATCGCCGGACCGACGGCCGGCGGCAAGACCGCGTTGGCGGTCGAACTGGCGCAGCGCCTCGACGCTGAGGTGGTGAACGCCGATTCCATGCAGGTTTACCGCGGGATGGATATCGGTACGGCGAAGCCTTCGCTTTCCGAGAGGGCCGGGGTTCCTCATCACCTGCTCGACGTCGTGGACCCCGACCAGCCGTTCAACGCGGCGATCTTCCGCTCCCTGGCGCTTCCAGCCGTCCATGACATCGTCCGCCGCGGCAGGGTCTGCCTGGTCGTGGGCGGAACAGGGCTCTATATCCGGAGCCTCCTCGGGGGTCTGATGCCCGTGCCGCCGTCCGATCCGGCCGTGAGGAATGCCCTGATCGCGGAATGGAAGGATGGCGGCCTCGAGCGCCTCTATGCGAGGCTCGAACGACTGGATCCCGAGGCTGCCGCGAAGATCCACCCGCACGACGGGCTGCGGATCACACGGGCCCTGGAGATTCTGGCCCTGACCCGGCGGAAGGCCTCCGCCCTGGTCCGTGCCCACGGGTTCGGCGACAGGACGCTGAGCGCCCTGAAGATTGGTCTGGACGTTCCAAGATCGAAGCTTTATGAGAAGATCGATGTGCGCAGCCTCCACATGATGCGCTTGGGCCTGGTCGAAGAGACCGAGGGTCTCCTCCGCAGCGGGTTCTCCCCGGACCTGAAGCCGATGCAGGCGATCGGGTATCGCCATGCCGTGGGTTTTTTACAAGGCCGGTGGTCTATGGATGAAACGGCGGCGCTGCTCCAGCGGGACACCCGGAGGTATGCGAAGCGGCAGTTGACCTGGTTCAAGGCGGATCCGGAGATGCATTGGATGGCGCCCGAGGCGGTGGACAGAGTGCTCGCCGTGATCCGGAGGCACCTCGAAACAGACGACGGTGCGCTAAGAGATTCGAGCGGCGCGAGGGCTGGCTGA